TTTGCGCCCGCCAGGCCCGCCCCCCGTAGGCTCGCGCCCGCAAAATTGGCGCGCGAAAAATCCGCTCCGGTGAAATCAACTCCCTCGAGAATCGCACGAGTGAGATTACCGTCGGAAAGGTCGATGTAGCGGCCGGCGCCCCCCCCGGCTTCTACGCCACGAAGGTCGAAACCGGTCATGTCGAGTTCCGGTCCGATAAGTCCACGACCGTTCCGGTTGAATCCAACGGGCCACTGTGTCGTGCGGTCCACGACAGCCCGCGTGAAATTCACGTTCGAGATCGTCGCGGTGCGGAAATCGGTTCCCCGCTATTTCTGCCCCAGCTGTCACGCCAAGCGGTTGGCGATCTGGACGCAGTGGCTGGACAGCACGCTGCTCGCGCCCGTGCCGCACCGGCAGGTGGTGCTGACCATCCCGAAGCGGCTGCG
Above is a genomic segment from Gemmatimonas sp. containing:
- a CDS encoding transposase zinc-binding domain-containing protein: MKFTFEIVAVRKSVPRYFCPSCHAKRLAIWTQWLDSTLLAPVPHRQVVLTIPKRLRAYCLYRRRLLGEIARVAARTVTVAIRTRTGERDLAVGIVACLQ